The Plasmodium malariae genome assembly, contig: PmUG01_00_3, whole genome shotgun sequence genome has a segment encoding these proteins:
- the PmUG01_00013700 gene encoding PIR protein has protein sequence MTPGVTYVNADSVSLYLNYEQEFNDTAISDTRNDSGSGGNPGQICGKMVKNCPDFTTPCQQIGRYLIEIKQKHHSNSPKRCKYLKYRINSDNNYNNPNLLQIYKEFSSKTENVCKEEIKTIQQESLKNLKELYSYYDNFNKFKGKDEDSGGHICSDINNLYSLYKSNYEKCQKNSDDAFCEELSNFKEAYENKMKTLTPCDGLPITLPTKLLQTLEPEKTDHVFIPSLTTALILLISFTLFFLYKFTPLKSWLHNHLRRKKIIEFNNIAKETRESLQSTQEVINISYDENLHNIGYHPQRET, from the exons ATGACACCTGGAGTTACATACGTAAAC gcTGATTCAGTATCATTATATCTTAATTATGAACAGGAATTTAATGATACTGCTATATCAGATACAAGAAATGATAGTGGTTCCGGTGGAAATCCTGGACAAATATGTGGTAAAATGGTTAAAAATTGTCCTGATTTTACTACACCATGCCAACAGATTGGTAGATACTTAATtgaaataaagcaaaaacaCCATTCTAATAGCCCTAAACGTTGTAAATACTTGAAGTATAGGATAAATTCAgacaataattataacaatcCTAATTTGCTCCagatatataaagaattttCATCCAAAACAGAAAATGTATGCAAAGAGGAAATAAAAACTATTCAGCAGgaatctttaaaaaatcttAAAGAACTATATAGCTATTATGATAATTTCAACAAATTTAAGGGTAAAGACGAAGATTCCGGTGGTCATATTTGTAGTGATATTAATAATCTTTATAGCTTGTATAAGAGTAATTACGAAAAATGTCAAAAAAATAGTGATGACGCTTTTTGTGAGGAGTTATCCAATTTTAAGGAAgcatatgaaaataaaatgaaaacgtTAACTCCATGCGATGGTTTACCAATAACTTTACCCACAAAATTACTACAAACATTAGAACCTGAAAAAACAGATCATGTATTTATTCCCAGTCTAACAACGGCTCTCATATTACTAATATCTttcactttattttttttatataag ttTACTCCATTGAAATCGTGGTTACATAATCATTTgcgaaggaaaaaaataattgaatttAACAATATTGCAAAAGAAACAAGAGAATCATTACAAAGCACACAAGAAGTTATAAACATAAGTTATGACGAAAACCTTCATAATATAGGCTACCATCCTCAAAGAGAAActtaa
- the PmUG01_00013800 gene encoding fam-l protein yields the protein MDEKFKLLFFIKIFMFTLLTWICIFYNDMCTINKPNGENNNNRKNVDIRTYRLLVKCTQDKDSSITVLKTRIPNNEVSKKKDRYTNEKGTSMKKIYLCESSRKYNEGHKQDKKSKSCIFETKKYSRLENKIFKELDYVNFLKNNREISHKTYKKVILKKYGLKIALPLFFFLLISVVLILDLEFSRTYSKFWLLEISGLENISALTTFLSNLYSYLEWMKASSVTVEASNHGKFVLGKLFGILIYFVPFFILGVIFISVVVYYHKKVKKYEKIKFSKR from the exons ATGGATGAAAAATTTAAGCTACtattctttattaaaatttttatgtttacgCTTTTAACATggatatgtattttttacaatgatATG TGTACGATTAATAAACCTAACGGTGAAAACAACAATAATCGAAAAAATGTAGATATAAGAACTTATCGATTATTAGTAAAATGTACACAGGATAAAGATTCAAGTATTACGGTATTAAAAACAAGGATACCAAATAATGAAGTGAGCAAGAAAAAAGATAGATATACTAATGAAAAAGGGACctcaatgaaaaaaatatatttatgtgaaaGTTCGCGAAAGTATAATGAAGGCCATAAACAAGATAAGAAAAGTAAATcttgtatatttgaaacaaaaaaatattctcgtttagaaaataaaatattcaaagagcttgattatgtaaattttcttaaaaacaacAGGGAAATTAGCCATAAGACGtacaaaaaagtaatacttaaaaaatacggATTAAAAATTGCTTTAcctctgtttttttttttgttgataTCAGTCGTACTTATATTAGATTTAGAATTTAGTAGGACATATAGTAAATTTTGGTTGTTGGAAATATCAGGGTTGGAGAATATTTCAGCATTAACAACCTTTCTTAGTAATCTGTATAGCTATTTAGAGTGGATGAAGGCCAGTTCAGTTACAGTTGAGGCCAGTAACCATGGGAAATTTGTGTTAGGAAAATTATTTGGCATTCTCATATATTTCGtacctttttttatactaGGTGTCATATTTATATCAGTTGTTGtttattaccataaaaaagttaaaaaatatgaaaaaattaaattcagtaaaagataa